The genome window CATCTACCGCTGGGCGTTCAACACGTTCCTCATCTCCAGTATCACGACGGTGATCGTGCTGGTCGTCGACTCGATGATCGCCTTCTCGATCACTCGACTACGCTGGCCCGGCTCTCGATTGATCTTCGGGATCATCATGGCGAGCTTCATGATTCCGGGATACGTCAACATCATTCCACTATTTACGCTTATCAACGATCTCGGGCTCGTGAACAGCTACTGGGCGATCATCCTCCCATTCGCCGCGGGACCGCTCGGCGTCTTCCTGCTGGTGCAGTTCTTCCGGGACATCCCTGAGGAACTCGAAGAAGCGGCGCGGCTTGACGGGTTTTCGCCGCTTCGCATCTACGCGAGAATTATCGTACCGCTATCGACGCCGATCCTCACCGCGCTTGGCCTGTTCGTCTTCATCTGGAGCTGGAACCAGTTCCTCTGGCCGCTCATCGTCATCAACCGCGACACCCTGTACACGCTCCCGATCGGGGTCGTCACGTTGCGATCCGTGAACGCCCTGTCGCCGAACGTCATCATGGCCTCGCTGGCGATCGCGTCGCTACCGCTGTTCGTCGTGTTCCTGCTGTTCCAGGATAAACTCATCTCGAGCGTCCAGATGCAGGCGTCGACGGGGTGACCATGTCCGAGATCACAGACCGGCGACGGTTTCGGCACGCGGTTGCTCGAACGCCCCGGTTCGTCTACGGCAACGGGCTTCGGTTGGTCGTGCTGAGCCTCGCCTGGTTCGTCTGTTCCCTCCCGCTGCTCACGATCGGACCGGCGACGCTCGCGGTATACGTCGCCCTTCGAGGGCTACGGAGCGACCGAAACGCCATCGACACCGGCGAGATACGGTCGGTGCTTCGACGAAACGGAATCCCGAGCGTCCTCTGCGCCGGTGTGCCGGTCGCCTTCGGGGTCGTAGCGGGCGTCTACGGAGTACGATCGTTGCAGACCGGGACGCTGGTCGGCGAAATCATCGCGCTCGTTGCGGGTTACGTCGCTATCTACGCCGTCCTGGCGCTGATACCGACGTTCGTCGCGATGGCCTCCGGCACCGAAGCCGTCGCCGCACTCCGATACGGCGTCGGCTGGCTCGCCACGCACCCGACCGCCGCACTCGCGACCGGATTGCTGACGGTCATCGTACTCGCGTCGACGCTACTCTTGACGGTCGCCTTTCCGTTGCTCTTCGCCGCCATTTCGTTCTCGCTCCACATCTCGATCGTCGAATCGCTCGAGGTGAACGAACAGGATTCGATACCTCGTCCACAGACCAACGGCACTGCCTGACCGAACAGGTGCATCTATTTCAGCGGTGAATGGGTCGTGGCCGATCCCGAAGCCGTGGCTGCCGCCGTTCATCGCTATCCTGCTGACCCATGCTATCCCAGCAGGAGACCGCTAGCGAAGTACGG of Halomarina pelagica contains these proteins:
- a CDS encoding carbohydrate ABC transporter permease; translation: MSNREATDAERAGVGWLNSRRLYRIGVYVAMYGLAIAFFIPYWRMFQLSVTPMRVIAESGFHWIPPEFTFAVWRRFLLEEPIIYRWAFNTFLISSITTVIVLVVDSMIAFSITRLRWPGSRLIFGIIMASFMIPGYVNIIPLFTLINDLGLVNSYWAIILPFAAGPLGVFLLVQFFRDIPEELEEAARLDGFSPLRIYARIIVPLSTPILTALGLFVFIWSWNQFLWPLIVINRDTLYTLPIGVVTLRSVNALSPNVIMASLAIASLPLFVVFLLFQDKLISSVQMQASTG